GTCCGCTGAACTGCCGCCCGCGAAAGCGTTTGGACAGCAGCCGCTCGCGCACCTGCGCCTCGGTCAGCGTCATATCCAGCACGTCCGGCCCCACCCGCTGCAGAAACGGATGGCTGGCCAGCCCGTCGGCGTTCAGCAGCTGGATATCCGAGGCGCTGTAGAGCAGCAGCGTTTTGTCCGCCGTCGCCAGCCGCACCCGCAGCTGGCGTTGAGTCTGCGGTTCACTACCGGTAGCGACTACCCGCCAGACGCCGTACAACTGGTTATGGCTGTAGAGCGTCAGGCCGTTAGAGAAGTGGGTGAGCAGCGCTTTGCCACGGGTTTCCAGCGCGGTCACCCGCTCGCCGATCAGCGCCTGTTGATAGGTCTGCAGCGCGGGAAAGGCGAACCAGACGTCGGTCAGCTCTTTGCCGCGCACCGCTTTTTCCAGCTGGTCCGCCGCGCGGCGG
This portion of the Erwinia sp. E602 genome encodes:
- the nei gene encoding endonuclease VIII, yielding MPEGPEIRRAADQLEKAVRGKELTDVWFAFPALQTYQQALIGERVTALETRGKALLTHFSNGLTLYSHNQLYGVWRVVATGSEPQTQRQLRVRLATADKTLLLYSASDIQLLNADGLASHPFLQRVGPDVLDMTLTEAQVRERLLSKRFRGRQFSGLLLDQAFLAGLGNYLRAEILWQARLAPQHKAQTLNDAQLTDLCHALLAIPRLSYHTRGQADERHHHGALFRFNVFHRAGKPCPRCGIMIEKSTLASRPFYRCPVCQP